Genomic segment of Anopheles darlingi chromosome X, idAnoDarlMG_H_01, whole genome shotgun sequence:
AAGCTGGAAAACTtgttataaaattaattatcacCATCCTGCTCAATGGATCTGCATCCTGTGTCTACGCCTTAATTATCAACCTAGAACCCCCCTCACAGTACACTTTATTCTATGTAGGCAATAAATACAATTCACAAAtgcttataaaaaaaaacaagcatcaTCGATTCATTCCATCAAAGTAGTACATAAGTAAAAACCATCATACAATATCGTctcaaaaacatcaaaaacatcTTTCAATACACTACTACCGGGCTGTCGCATCCGGCAGCCGCGATAAGTAATTACTTTTACTTTATATTGGTTCGTAACTAACGGAAACTTCTCTTCTATACCACTCGCAGCACTTTGCTAAACCTGTGTGCGCCTGACTCCTTCCCACGGGAATGCAGAAAGCTTTTTACAATCTACACACTTCCACAGAAATCATTACAAAGTTTGTAGGTTGGGTTTGAAAATCGCTTTTTAAGAATATTGTATTCCCAAAGTGGGGAACTGTGTAGAAGAGAACCCGTACTAGCAGGACCCTTGCTCACTGTGTATTTGCATCGGTGAGGCAAGCCAACCCAGTCCCCAACTTGCCCCAACCAGGTAGCAGGTACCAAATAACTTCAATGTTCGTTTGACACTGCAAATAATGGGTGGGAAATTAAGCAGGCGGATGGCTAGCCGTAACAGACGTTCGATTTCAGCCGGTAGCACTCTTTTCATATACAGTggtgttcgaattaataagAGCGGGCCTTTAAACGCGAAAAAATCGTGATTacgtagccgtggccacacggggcgaaaactctagcgcaaacgaaaaaattaatgccaaaacgtttacgcttgccgtttacatgctgtcaaacgattattggtccgtggagcgtaaaacctagcgtaaaagctttttgcaaacggtagggctcacaatatgttctttttgtggtttacatcgacagtgagtgatcattgctagtgtattcaatccttttcttcaaaaaaacgattttaatttcctcaacccggccatgtaaacatatcgaagcgcaaaagttttggcattaattttttcgtttgcgctagagttttcgccccgtgtggccacggctcgTGAGTTACATGATTTTTATATTCTAATTTTCGCTACAGTTGGAATCCCTCTTGAAATATCAGAACAATGAGCTATATTTTGTTCTGTAATGATGAATTataatatagaaaaaaataattttcgatACGAGGGGTGTTCGAAATAAtaagagcaaaacataaatgttacaaaaacatgcacaaaaataaaggaaaacgatTTATTCCTTCCATAATACTTATTGCAAACATCAGTACTTTGTAgtgcacccctttttttttattacagcaGCACATCTACGTGGCATAGAGGCAACCAATGCTCGACATTTTGATTCGGGGATATTTTCCCAGATTTGGCGAACTGTGGTCCACAATTCTTGCGCATTTGATGGTTTGGCATCATAAACGGCTTTTTTAATGTCACACCATAAGTTTTCAATTGGATTGAGGTCGGGAGATTGTGCCGGCCAATCTAAGACATCAATATGTTTCTCGGTAAACCATGCTTTGGCGCGCctgcttgtgtgttttggacCGTTTTCCTACTGGAAGATCCATTTAAGCGGCATATCTTCCTCGGCATATGAAagaagaacattttccaacatgtTCACATATCCTCGCGAATCCATGATTACTGGGATACGAAATATTGGCCCAGTTTCATAGTAAGAAAAACAACCCCATATCATCAGTTTGCCACCACCATACTTAACGGTTTTTACCGTGTACTGCGGAAGTAATTCGCCCCCTGGGGGGCGGCGTACATGCTGTCGTTTACCACTGGAGCCAAACAGTTCGATTTTACATGCATCTGACCACAAAATATTGCGCCATTTCTCGACCGGCCAATTAATGTGTGATTTTGCGAAATTCAACCTATTAAGAATGATCCGCGCTGTAAGCAGGGGAACTTTTCTGGGGCTCCGAGCCGGCAGTTTGACTTCTATCAACCTTTTACGAATGGTTGCAGTGCTCATTGACAGGTTCAAATCCTGTTTCAAAACACGTGAGGTCACAAAAGGATTGTTTTTCCTCACACGAACCATATGACGGTCGGTATGGGCGGTCGTTGCTCATTTTCTACCACGAGTTTCAGCCTGTGGTAGCCACCGGAGTGCGTTGGTAACCTTTGACGAAGAACACTGCATTATTTCCTGCACCTCGCGAtacgtttttccactttcaatcAACCGTTTGATGTGCTCTCGTTCCTCCGGCGCGGTATGCTTCGCTCTGCCCATCTTAATTGAAAACTACGGAAAATTCAATGGTcctatttatgaaaaaaatctttaaacatcatctacatttcaattagcaaCAGAAATATACCGTTGGATGGCTTTTGTGCAACAGAGAGACTGATAAAGTATCTTTTCCGATTTGGGCTCTTATTATTTCGAACAACCAGATTTAGCACTGTTTATCAAACGACTGTCTTGATCGATAAACAAAGGCTGCACTGATAACCATTTGAGCCATTTCTCTTCGTTATTACTAGTACATTAATGAAAAAATCAGAATTGGCCATAAATCCTTTACAAATACTAGATATGAGCCGTACAAGTGAAATCAAAGTTTTGCTcttattaattcgaacaccACTGTATCTATTGCTAACAATTTCTCATTACTCACATGCCGTACCTAGAGAAAAGTAATCCCCGTCCATCACGTAAGGCGTACGGACGGCTGAGTGTCGAATCAGATGATACACAGTCGCGAGTCGAAGCCAAGACGCCGACAGTGGCCGCTTACGCTGGCGATCAACTCGCGATCCTGGGCTGGTGGGGAACAGCGGACAACTGCAATACGTTGGCAGACAGGAGCAATGAAGACGGCAATGGTAACCGCTGGGGCTATATGAcgagcaccggcaccagggTCGTCGATAGCGGTACCAAACGCAGTGGTAatcacatcatcaacaacaataacaacaacaatcaactgAAAAGCAATGGGCACTTTGCGCAGACCGAGCCGATGGTTGACCACACGCCAGTGCCAGTAccaacggcacggcacacaGCATCGTTGACGGTGAATCCTGGACTCGATGAGGATGCTAACCGGAACCACGTGAACTATGGTGAAACTGACACGGAACTCGAGCTGAACAATCAcatcaaccaacagcagccccTGTCCCAGCTTCATACGGTGGTGCTTTcggacgacgatgattatGGTAAGTCTATTAACACTATTATCACTATCACTCCCCGGTATGGTAACGCCCTAGAGACGCATCCACCATTCTGCTTCAAGGAGAGTCGgtgatttttttccttcttctcccacCCGGATATGATAGAAACGATCGtcggaagcgaaggaaattgTGCTGGCAGGGA
This window contains:
- the LOC125948982 gene encoding uncharacterized protein LOC125948982; protein product: MFWILRRTGAVNLFSSINGNENTAKTGSNHSSNSEKSNPRPSRKAYGRLSVESDDTQSRVEAKTPTVAAYAGDQLAILGWWGTADNCNTLADRSNEDGNGNRWGYMTSTGTRVVDSGTKRSGNHIINNNNNNNQLKSNGHFAQTEPMVDHTPVPVPTARHTASLTVNPGLDEDANRNHVNYGETDTELELNNHINQQQPLSQLHTVVLSDDDDYEESLTCNVCDRSFHCRRQLASHQQKKRHFGCSGCDSLFPTLMLLEHHKEEFEHWSDYEDNERLPCCRRNRLDDEDHTDTETATSEAESEDLERLL